The Thiohalophilus sp. sequence ACCTGAGCCAGATGATTCGCTCCGAAAGCACCGAACCGGCGACCCCGCAACGCCGTGAGCTGCTACTGGAAATGGTTGAGCTGCGCCAGATCTGGATGAACGTGCTGAACGAGAACCGGGCCTTTATCTCCTTCCGCGGCCCTTCGAATATGTCCAACGTCAAGCTCTATCGCGAGGGGTTTCTCGAGGCGCTGGATAAAATTGCCGCCCAGGAGGCGTTGCTGACCTTCGAACAGCTGGATGCGGTGGGGTCGATCCGATCCCTGGCACAAGAGTATATTGATTTTCAGGATCAACTGTTCAAGGTCCACAGTGGTGAGCAATGGCGCACCGATTCCCATCTGATCCGGACCGAGATCGGTCCGCTGATCGATGCGATCAAAACCGACATCGACTGGCTGGTTAACGATCAACGTACCGAAGTGGAAGCATCTTCCCAATCATTGCTGACGGAAGTGACGGCCACCCAGGGCCTGGTCGGTATCCTCTTGATCATCGGTCTGATCGTCAGTGTGGGCGGCGGTCTGTTGCTGGCGGGGTTGATTACCCGGCCCATGCGTGCCGCCGTCACCGCCATGGAAGATATTTCCGAAGGGGAAGGCGATCTGACCCGGCGCCTGGAGGTGCAGGGCAAGGATGAGATGGCCCAGCTGGCGGGAGCATTTAACAGGTTTGCCGACAAGATTCAGGAAACCATCAAACAGGTTTCGGGCGCGACCACGCAACTGGCGTCGGCCGCCGAGGAAATGTCGATCATTACCAACGAAACCAGCGACGGGGTGAATCGCCAGCGTAATGAAACCGAGCAGGTGGCCACCGCCATGAACGAGATGACCGCCACCGTGCAGGAAGTGGTCAATAATGCCGACTCGGCGGCCGAAGCGGCCGGCAATGCGGATAACCAGGCGGTGGAAGGTCGCTCAGTGGTCAACAATACAATTGACTCGATCGACCGTTTGGCCTCGGAAGTGGAAAAGGCCGCCAATGTCATCAACAACCTGGAGAAAGACAGCGAGCAGATCGGCACCGTGCTGGAGGTGATCCAGGGCATTGCCGAACAAACCAACCTGCTGGCGTTGAACGCCGCTATCGAGGCGGCCCGCGCCGGGGAACAGGGTCGCGGTTTTGCGGTGGTGGCCGATGAAGTGCGTAACCTGGCCAGCCGTACCCAGGAGTCGACTGAAGAGATCAAACAGATGATCGACAAGCTGCAGGCCGGCGCCCGGGATGCGGTCAAGGTGATGGAGGAAGGTCGCAGCCAGGCCGGCTCCAGCGTGGAACAGGCCGGGCAGGCCGGGCAGTCATTGCAAAGCATTACCGAGGCGGTCAACCGGATTACCAGTATGAATCAGCAAATCGCTGAAGCGGCCCGCCAGCAGGGCCAGGTGGCCGAGGAGATTAACGAGAGTATTATCAATATTACGCACGTGGCGGACAGCTCCTCCAACAGCACCGAGCAGCTGGCGACCGCCAGCCATGATCTGGCCCGGCTCTCTTCGGAACTGCAGACCCTGGTCGGCCGTTTCAAGGTCTGACGTCTCACCGCTACAACCGGCGGTGCCAGAGTTACCTGGCACCGTATCCCCCCGTCGTTTGGCCTGTTTCAAGGCAGCGACTTTGTCCGGTGGTGCAAAATCGTGCACATAATCGGCACGATTCATTTTGCTCCCTGCCCCGATCCCCCGTAGAATCGCTGCGTACTATCCGCGCCGGTCAACGACCGGTGAACGCCTATTCGATATAACGATATGTCATGAACGCCAAATATACTGCTGAGTCTATTGAAGTTTTGACCGGCCTGGAGCCGGTGCGCAAGCGCCCGGGCATGTATACCCAGACCGAGCGTCCCAATCATCTGGCCCAGGAAGTCATCGACAACAGCGTCGACGAGGCCATTGCCGGTCACGCCAAACGGGTCGATGTGGTGCTGTTCAAGGACGGCTCCCTGCAGGTCAGCGACGACGGGCGGGGTATGCCGGTGGATCTGCATCCCGAAGAGAAAGTCCCGGGAGTGGAAGTCATCCTGACGCGGCTCCATGCCGGCGGCAAGTTCTCCAGCAAGAACTACCAGTTCTCCGGGGGCCTGCACGGTGTCGGGGTGTCAGTGGTCAATGCCCTGTCCAAACATCTGGAGGTCTGGATCAAGCGCGATGGCAAGGAATACAACATCGCCTTTGCCAACGGGGATAAAAAATCGAGCCTGGAAGAGATCGGCACCGTCGGTAAACGCAACAGCGGTACCACCCTGCGTTTCTGGCCCGATCCGACGTTTTTCGACTCCCCGAAATTCTCGGTGCCACGACTCAAACATGTGTTACGCGCCAAGGCGGTCTTATGTCCCGGCCTGCTCGTCACCTTCCAGGATGAAGCCGGCAAGGAAGAGATCGAATGGTGCTATGAAGATGGTCTGCGTGATTATCTCAAGGGCGAGCTGGGTGGCGTTGAAATGTTGCCCCCGGATATTTTCGTCGGCAGTTTCAGCGGCAACCTGGAAGCGGTGGACTGGGCGCTGGCCTGGATCCCCGACGGTTCGATCAACGTCAGTGAAAGTTACGTCAACCTGATCCCGACGGCCCAGGGCGGCACCCATGTCAACGGCATGCGCACCGGCCTGACCGAAGCGGTGCGCGAGTTTTGCGAATTTCGTAATCTGATCCCGCGGGGCGTCAAGCTGGCACCGGAGGATATCTGGGAGAAACTCAGTTATATCCTGTCCGTGAAGCTCGAGGATCCCCAGTTCTCCGGCCAGACCAAGGAGCGGCTCTCCTCGCGGGAGTCGGCGCCGTTTGTCTCCGGCGTGGTCAAGGATGCTTTCGGTTTATGGCTCAATCAGCACAGCGACCTGGGTGAGCAGATCGCCGAGCTGGCGATCAATAATGCCCAGAGCCGGCTGCGCGCCGGTCGCAAGGTGGTGCGCAAGAAAGTCACCCAGGGGCCGGCACTGCCCGGCAAGCTGGCCGATTGTTCCGCGCAGGATTTGAGTCGTACTGAACTGTTTCTGGTCGAGGGCGATTCGGCTGGCGGCTCCGCGAAGCAGGGCCGGGATCGCGAGTTTCAGGCGATCATGCCGCTGCGGGGCAAGATTCTCAACACCTGGGAAGTCGAGCCGACCGAGGTACTCGGTTCCCAGGAAGTGCACGATATCTCGGTTGCCCTGGGCGTCGATCCCGGCTCCGAAGATCTTTCCAGCCTGCGTTATGGCAAGGTGATCGTACTGGCCGATGCCGATTCGGACGGCGCGCATATCGCTACACTGCTGACCGCGCTGTTCCTGCGTCATTTCAAGCCGCTGGTGGACGCGGGGCATGTCTATATCGCCATGCCGCCGCTCTATCGGATTGATGTCGGCAAGGAAACCTATTATGCACTGGATGACGCCGAGCGTCAGGGTACCCTGGATCGTATCGCGGCGGAAAAAATCAAAGGCAAGGTGCAGGTTACCCGCTTCAAAGGTCTGGGCGAGATGAATCCCCTGCAGCTACGCGAGACAACCATGGATCCCGACACCCGGCGCCTGGCACGGCTGGTGACCGAAAGCGGTGACGGCACCCAGCAGATGATGGATATGCTGCTGGCCAAAAAGCGGGCGGGCGATCGCCGGGCCTGGCTGGAGAAAAAAGGCGACCTGGCGGATATCGAGGTCTAGTAGATATATCCTGGAAATAAACGCGGAGGACGCAGAGACGCGGAGGCGCGGAGGCCGTAAATAATTATTAATGTTGAATTGTGAGCTGGCATTTCATTCAAAATTCAACATTAAAAACTCAACATTGCTTTACAAACTCTGCGCCTCCGCGTCCTCCGCGTTAATAAAGTGAAGTTCACTAAGTGACGAGTATCTATGAGCAATCAATTCGAAGAAAATATTGAACTGCTGCCGCTGAAGGAGTTTACCGAGCGGGCGTATCTCGATTACTCGATGTACGTCATCATGGATCGGGCGCTGCCGCATGTGGGGGACGGGCTCAAGCCGGTGCAGCGGCGCATTGTGTATGCCATGTCCGATCTCGGCCTCAAGGCGGGATCGAAGTTCAAGAAGTCCGCCAGAACGGTCGGTGATGTGCTGGGTAAGTTTCATCCTCATGGCGACACCGCCTGCTATGAGGCCATGGTGCTCATGGCGCAGCCGTTCTCCTATCGTTATCCGCTGCTGGAAGGCCAGGGCAACTGGGGCTCGCCGGATGATCCCAAGTCCTTCGCGGCGATGCGCTACACCGAGGCCCGTCTGTCCCGCTACGCGGATCTGCTGTTGTCCGAGCTGGGGCAGGGGACGGCTGACTGGGTGCCCAATTTTGATGGCACACTGAGTGAGCCGGAAGTCCTGCCCTCCCGGGTTCCGCATGTATTGATGAACGGGACGACCGGCATTGCCGTGGGAATGAGTACCGACATTCCGCCGCACAACCTGACCGAGTTGCTTAACGCCTCGGTCCATTTGCTGGAAAACCCCAAAACCACCATCAAGGAACTTTGCAAGCATCTGCCCGGACCGGACTATCCCACCGACGCGGAGATTATTACCCCGAAAGCCGATCTGGTAAAAATGTATGAAACCGGCCACGGCTCGATCCGCATGCGCGCCCGTTACGAGCGGGAAAAAGACGACATCATTATTACCGCGCTGCCCCATCAGACTTCGCCGGCCAAGATACTGGAACAGATTGCGGCCCAGATGCAGGCCAAAAAACTGCCGATGGTGGTGGATCTGCGTGACGAGTCGGATCACGAGCATCCGACGCGTCTGGTAATCGTGCCACGCTCCAACCGGGTGGACGCGGCTGAAGTGATGACCCATCTGTTTGCGACCACCGATCTGGAGCGGACCTACCGGGTCAACATGAATGTCATCGGTCTCAATGGTCGACCCGGCGTGCGTCACCTGAAGGATCTGCTCAATGACTGGCTGACTTTCCGTATCGATACCGTGCGCCGGCGCCTGGAACATCGCCTGGACAAGGTCAGCAAGCGGTTGCATATCCTCGACGGCCTGATGATCGCCTATCTCAATATTGATGAGGTGATCAAGATCATTCGCGAGAATGACAAACCCAAGCCGGTGTTGATGAAACGCTTCAAACTGTCGGATGAACAGGCCGAAGCGATCCTCGAGTTAAAATTGCGGCATCTGGCCAAGCTCGAAGAGATGAGTATTCGCACTGAACAAAAAGAGCTGAAAGAGGAACAGGCTGAACTGCAGAAAATTCTGGGTTCCAAACAACGCCTCAAGACACTGGTGAAAAAGGAACTCAAGGAAGTCACGAAGGAATACGGCGATGAGCGGCGTTCACCGATCGTGACCCGTGAGGCCGCCCAGGCACTGGATGTCACCGAACTGGTCAGCGCCGATCCGGTGACGATCGTGCTGTCGGAAAAAGGCTGGATCCGGACCGCCAAGGGTCACGAAATGGACCCCACCGAACTGAATTACAAATCGGGCGACGCTTATCTTAACAGCGCCCTGGGCAAATCCAACCAGCTGGCCGTGGTGATCGATTCTACCGGGCGTACCTATGCCTTGCCTGCACACACCCTGCCGTCGGCACGAGGCCAGGGTGAGCCGCTGACCGGTCGTCTGAGCCCGCCATCCGGTGCCATCTTCTGTGGTGTGGTGACCGGGAGTGCCGATCAACTGGTGCTGCTGGCGACCAGTCATGGTTACGGGCTGATCACCAAGCTGGAAGATATGATTACCCGTAACAAGAAGGGCAAGGCCATGCTGAAAGTCCCCGAGGGGGCAAAGGTTCTGCCGCCGGTGCCGGTAACCGACATGGAGACCTACTGGGTCGCGATGGTCTCCAATGAAGGCAAACTGCTGATTCACCATGTGGCCGAGTTACCGATACTGCCCAAAGGCAAGGGCGTCAAGATTATGAACATCCCGCCGGCCAGGGCGAAAAGCGGCCAGGAATACGCCACGGCCGTGACGGTACTCGAGGAACAGGACAGCCTCAAGATTTACTCGGGCAAAAGGCACAAGGTGCTCAAGCCCGAAGAAATGGAGCCTTATGAAGGTGAACGGGCCCAGCGGGGTATCAAACTGCCTCAGGGTTTCCGTAACGTGACACGCATGGAGTCGGTGGAGGAATAGCCCACTCTAAATAAAGGTTTCCAATACCCGGTCCCCCTGTAGGGTGGAACAAGCGAAGCGGTTTCACCTGAACTCCGGCATCTCCGTATCGGCAGGGTGTCACGCAGGCTATCGCCAGCGTGACCTGCAGGGTTAGCCAGAGTATAAGGTGTGCACGAATTTGGAACCGTTATTCAAGCCGGGTAAAACTCAGTTTTGTAACCCCGGCGGGCTGATTACACTGCCTTCCTGTTGCAGACGCTTCAGCTTTTCCAGTACCCGTCGGGCACGATCGATGTGGGCTTCCAGTTGCTGGTTGCCCGGGTCGATGCTGCGCAGTGATTCCCATATCTGCAGCGCCTGCTGTATTTTGCCCTGGCTGTACAGATACCGTGCCGACTCCATGCGCTGATTGATGCCTTCCTGCAAACGTTTACTGAGGTTGTCGAGCAATTCCAGTGTTTCATCATCCAGTGAGCCGTACTGCCCCGAACTTTGCAGGCGATCCCGGGCCCGTTGCAGGTTATCCAGACTGTTGCCCTGTCTTAGCTCGGCCATGAGATCGATAATCCGGTTTTTATATCGGGTAAGACGGGCTTCACGTGCCTCCCCGATGCGCTCGCGAGTATCTGCCAGTCGCGGGTCCTGCTTCAGTGCCGGTTCCAGGCGTTCTGCCAGGAGCAGGCACTGGCGTGCCAGATCAATGTTATCGGCGCTGTCCGCGGTCAGGGCGCATTCGACCAGTGCCCGGGTTGTCTGTTGTCGATCGCTTTCATAGTCGCGAATGCCGTCAACAGAACGGTAATTATGCGGAATGGCGGCTTTAACCCGACTGTAAATCGAGGCATTTTGTTTCAGCCAGCTCCCCTTGTTGATCAAAAGCCGGGTCTCAAGGGCAGCCAGATATACCTGGCGTTGTTCGATAAAATCCTCATGCGCTTTGCGTAGCGCTTTACTATCCGGGTATTTATGCAGTGCTTCCTGATAGAGTTGAGAGGCGTTATACCATTCGTTTCTGGCAACGAGCTGCCGCGAACGGGCAATAGTCTCTTTTTCCAGTTTGGCCGCCAGTGACAGGATCCGTGCCTTTTGTTTCATCAACAGGGCGTAATTACGGTTATCCTCACGGACATGTTCCAGGGTATCCAGGGCTCTGCCATATTGTTCCTCTTCAATCCACTGATCGACTTTTTCCGGCAGATTGGAATCAAAGGAGTGCAGGTAGGCACAGCCCGTGAAAGAAAGGGCGAGGCTGAAAACTACAAAGAGACGAAGGAAATTCATGCAACACTTTTGCCCGAGAGAATTTCATGCAACTGGGCGTCCATGGTGGCCCGGTAAGTTTGCGTGATATCATTGACGATATAGGTGGACACTGGTTCGGCAATACCGCGCAGGTGAATGGATTTGTGCTTCTGGGCGAGTACGCGCCAGTTAATGTCGCTGTCTTTGTAGAAAGGTTCGGTGATGACAATCTGCCCTTTTTCGGCAACCGTGTGAAGTCGGGAGGCCAGGTTAACGGCCTCACCCACGACAGTGTATTGCATGCGTTCGGGAGAGCCCATGTTTCCGGCAAGCATGACTCCGCTATTGACCCCGATGCGGAAGTAAACAGGGTATTTTCCGTCCCGTATCCGTCGGGCATTCAGGGTTTCAACCAGGCGCTGAATCATGACGGCGCAGGCGATGGCATTAAATTTGTGTTCTTCATCGTTGTCCGGAATGCCGAACACGATCATCGCGCAATCACCCATGTATTTGTCGATTGTCCCGCGATAAAGCTGACTGACCATGGAAATATACGAGAAGTATTCATTGAGCAGGTCAGCGACTTCATCCGGCGGCAGTTTTTCGGACATACTGGTGAAGCCGACAATATCGGCAAACAAAACGCTGCCTTGCATATGTTTTCCACCCAGATGAACCGAGTCAAGATTGGAGAGGATCTGTTTGGCAACATTGGGCGAGACGTAGCGTGAAAACGCATTTTCCACCTGGGTTTTTTCCAACAGGCCCTTTGCCATGTCATTGAAGGCCGAGGTCAGATAACCGATTTCATCGTTACGCCGTTCCTGAATACGATAGCCGTAGTTGCCGCTGCCAATTGCTTTGCTGGCGTTCATTAGCTGATGTATCGGACGGGACAGGCGATCCCCCATTATAAAGGCAATAATAATACCGAGGATGATCATAAGAATGGTCGCGGCGGCAATCGCACTGATAGTATGCTGAATCGATTTGTTCAGCGCCTCTTCACTGAAACTGACCAGGGCATGGCCGGCGATAACGCCCTGAAAACGAATGGGCGTCATAAAAGCCACCGCGCTGGTGTAGGTACCGGCATCGCTGGATGACTGCCAGGGTACACTGTAGCTGTTATTGCCAATCCGGGTTGATTCGCCGTAGAGGTTGATAATGTCACCGGAGGGATTGGCGCCGGACGAGGCCAGAACTTCGCCATTGTCGGAATAAATGGCTGCGCCGAGCACATTTTCGTTCGTGCCCAGGTTGCTGATGACGACCATCAGGCTCAGCGTGTCGTCCGACAGGACCAGTTCCTTTGACGATTCGGCGACCTGGTTGACCATGGTCTGACCAAACTCATCCATCTGGCCGCGCAGTAATTCGGTCTGATTGGTTACGATAACCAGGCCAAGCAGAATCATCCCGCCGCTGATAAGCAGGGTAATAATCAGCGACAGTTTATAGGCAATGGGGAAGTATTCCGGCAGTCGATTGTGAATGAGCCGGCGCAGGCGAAAGCCGATCCGCGCCCGCCAGTGTTTGATGCGATGAATGATGCTGCGTTGTGCCGGGGGTGAAGCCATAGTTTCCTGTTATCCGGGTGGTCAGGCCTTTGCCCTGCGCGCAAGGGGGCAGATTGGCTGGCTGACGCCGCCGGATGTTCCTCCGATTTGGTGAGTCTGGTGCTTCCCAGTGAGGTATAATCCCCTATATATTAAAGCATAATCGACCGGGCTGCGCCTACGCATGAGGAATCCGGCGCCCGTCCGACAATTTTGTGATCTGTGTCATAAAATACCGGGAAGGAGCAATAAAGGCTTGAAAAGGGTCGTACAGAGATGGGCAGGGTTAAGGCCATGACGGGCTGGCTCAAGTCATCCGTCATGCTGGCGACGAGCGCCATGGCGCTGTTGCTCGGTGGTCTGCCGTGGCTGGGGTTACTGTACACGCAGGACTGGGCGCCGGTCCCGCTATCGGTGCCGGGATTGTTGGCCGCACTGGTCTTCGCCGCGGGGCTGATCTGTCTGTTTGCTGCCCGGCTTTACTGCCGGCAAATTCTCAAGGCCCGTCATCTGCAACAACCGCTCGGCGGTCTGGAACAGTGGTTGCATACCACCTCGTTCCGTCTGGCGCTGCGACGCGGAATCAGCCCGCCGCGTATCGCCATCTATCCTTCCCG is a genomic window containing:
- a CDS encoding methyl-accepting chemotaxis protein, whose protein sequence is MSPSNKNSFWSPVQSLFARFKISHKLWLGFGSMAVLLVIVSVTALTSLNSAQNKLGEVVEVSQPMVLASMQLADRLDRTSAALGFYLLSKEESDKQEYERNLQELDVELNQLKVLTERVDDPQIKQRINQIADNIAEYATYKPRMLELATNFDQNQPGIGLSSSKMAPLAADIQQYLSQMIRSESTEPATPQRRELLLEMVELRQIWMNVLNENRAFISFRGPSNMSNVKLYREGFLEALDKIAAQEALLTFEQLDAVGSIRSLAQEYIDFQDQLFKVHSGEQWRTDSHLIRTEIGPLIDAIKTDIDWLVNDQRTEVEASSQSLLTEVTATQGLVGILLIIGLIVSVGGGLLLAGLITRPMRAAVTAMEDISEGEGDLTRRLEVQGKDEMAQLAGAFNRFADKIQETIKQVSGATTQLASAAEEMSIITNETSDGVNRQRNETEQVATAMNEMTATVQEVVNNADSAAEAAGNADNQAVEGRSVVNNTIDSIDRLASEVEKAANVINNLEKDSEQIGTVLEVIQGIAEQTNLLALNAAIEAARAGEQGRGFAVVADEVRNLASRTQESTEEIKQMIDKLQAGARDAVKVMEEGRSQAGSSVEQAGQAGQSLQSITEAVNRITSMNQQIAEAARQQGQVAEEINESIINITHVADSSSNSTEQLATASHDLARLSSELQTLVGRFKV
- the parE gene encoding DNA topoisomerase IV subunit B, which codes for MNAKYTAESIEVLTGLEPVRKRPGMYTQTERPNHLAQEVIDNSVDEAIAGHAKRVDVVLFKDGSLQVSDDGRGMPVDLHPEEKVPGVEVILTRLHAGGKFSSKNYQFSGGLHGVGVSVVNALSKHLEVWIKRDGKEYNIAFANGDKKSSLEEIGTVGKRNSGTTLRFWPDPTFFDSPKFSVPRLKHVLRAKAVLCPGLLVTFQDEAGKEEIEWCYEDGLRDYLKGELGGVEMLPPDIFVGSFSGNLEAVDWALAWIPDGSINVSESYVNLIPTAQGGTHVNGMRTGLTEAVREFCEFRNLIPRGVKLAPEDIWEKLSYILSVKLEDPQFSGQTKERLSSRESAPFVSGVVKDAFGLWLNQHSDLGEQIAELAINNAQSRLRAGRKVVRKKVTQGPALPGKLADCSAQDLSRTELFLVEGDSAGGSAKQGRDREFQAIMPLRGKILNTWEVEPTEVLGSQEVHDISVALGVDPGSEDLSSLRYGKVIVLADADSDGAHIATLLTALFLRHFKPLVDAGHVYIAMPPLYRIDVGKETYYALDDAERQGTLDRIAAEKIKGKVQVTRFKGLGEMNPLQLRETTMDPDTRRLARLVTESGDGTQQMMDMLLAKKRAGDRRAWLEKKGDLADIEV
- the parC gene encoding DNA topoisomerase IV subunit A, with product MSNQFEENIELLPLKEFTERAYLDYSMYVIMDRALPHVGDGLKPVQRRIVYAMSDLGLKAGSKFKKSARTVGDVLGKFHPHGDTACYEAMVLMAQPFSYRYPLLEGQGNWGSPDDPKSFAAMRYTEARLSRYADLLLSELGQGTADWVPNFDGTLSEPEVLPSRVPHVLMNGTTGIAVGMSTDIPPHNLTELLNASVHLLENPKTTIKELCKHLPGPDYPTDAEIITPKADLVKMYETGHGSIRMRARYEREKDDIIITALPHQTSPAKILEQIAAQMQAKKLPMVVDLRDESDHEHPTRLVIVPRSNRVDAAEVMTHLFATTDLERTYRVNMNVIGLNGRPGVRHLKDLLNDWLTFRIDTVRRRLEHRLDKVSKRLHILDGLMIAYLNIDEVIKIIRENDKPKPVLMKRFKLSDEQAEAILELKLRHLAKLEEMSIRTEQKELKEEQAELQKILGSKQRLKTLVKKELKEVTKEYGDERRSPIVTREAAQALDVTELVSADPVTIVLSEKGWIRTAKGHEMDPTELNYKSGDAYLNSALGKSNQLAVVIDSTGRTYALPAHTLPSARGQGEPLTGRLSPPSGAIFCGVVTGSADQLVLLATSHGYGLITKLEDMITRNKKGKAMLKVPEGAKVLPPVPVTDMETYWVAMVSNEGKLLIHHVAELPILPKGKGVKIMNIPPARAKSGQEYATAVTVLEEQDSLKIYSGKRHKVLKPEEMEPYEGERAQRGIKLPQGFRNVTRMESVEE
- a CDS encoding adenylate/guanylate cyclase domain-containing protein, whose amino-acid sequence is MASPPAQRSIIHRIKHWRARIGFRLRRLIHNRLPEYFPIAYKLSLIITLLISGGMILLGLVIVTNQTELLRGQMDEFGQTMVNQVAESSKELVLSDDTLSLMVVISNLGTNENVLGAAIYSDNGEVLASSGANPSGDIINLYGESTRIGNNSYSVPWQSSSDAGTYTSAVAFMTPIRFQGVIAGHALVSFSEEALNKSIQHTISAIAAATILMIILGIIIAFIMGDRLSRPIHQLMNASKAIGSGNYGYRIQERRNDEIGYLTSAFNDMAKGLLEKTQVENAFSRYVSPNVAKQILSNLDSVHLGGKHMQGSVLFADIVGFTSMSEKLPPDEVADLLNEYFSYISMVSQLYRGTIDKYMGDCAMIVFGIPDNDEEHKFNAIACAVMIQRLVETLNARRIRDGKYPVYFRIGVNSGVMLAGNMGSPERMQYTVVGEAVNLASRLHTVAEKGQIVITEPFYKDSDINWRVLAQKHKSIHLRGIAEPVSTYIVNDITQTYRATMDAQLHEILSGKSVA